DNA from Campylobacter sp. RM5004:
TTAAAGAGTTAAACACTAGCAATACCCCAGCTTGGAACTAAGAATTTGAAATTCCTATTTCAAATTCTTAAGCCTTGGTTTTATCTAAAAACCTAGTTAATAAAAATATTTTTATATTTGCACTCTTTTATAAAAATCTTTAGCACTAGTTCTAAAATCATTTGAATAATTATTGTTTAGTAAAGCGTCTACTGCTAGGCTTTGGCTTAGCTCTTTTACCTTTTTGCTTAGTTTCTTCTCATCTTCAAATCTGTCTAAATAATCTTGGATTTTTTCTTTGCTAAGTCCTGTTAGAAATTCTAGCTTTGAAATATCTATGCCTTCTTTTGGGTCTAGTTTGCTTAAAGCATCTTCTATAAGCATTCTTTCTTTATATTCATCTTTAATCTTAGTTGCACCGCTATCACTTACTTTTAGTCCTTGTGTGCCACCTAGAAAACTAACAAATAATCCTGCATTAGAAATCTCGCCATCTTTTATGTATGGACTTAAATCAAAATTAAGTTTTCTACTATTATTTACACTTAAATCATAATCAAACTTAAAGCCTATTTTTAAAGCATCATCTTTACTCTCATAATATTTATTTCCTACATTTGCCTGTGAATAATCAAATGTGTAGCCATTATTGATTTTAAGCCCTATTAAATCAACATAATTTGGCATATTAGAAATATCATCTTTGCTAAAGTTATTTACATCTCCTACGATTTGCTCATATAATCTAAATTGATGTTTGATAGTGTCTGCATAATCAATATTTTCATAAATATTATTAAAAATTCCTACCTGTGGCATAGTCATAAGATTACTTTGCCTTGAGATTTCTTTAAGCGTGCTTGAATGTATTTTAAAATCATCTGGCAAATTAGCAGCCTTGTTAAAATCAGCTCCTAAAAAGCCACTACTATCAACACTATAACCAAATTCCGTGCTATTAAAAACTCTAGCTTTCATCAATTCGTTTTGTTTAGAAATACTAGCGTTGATTTTTGTTAAATCGTTATCAAATACTTTAAATCTTGAATCGTTAAACCTATCTATAAAAATATTTGAAGCGTCTATTATGTCTTTATCTAGCGAATACTCAGCTTGAGTTTCTAGCTTAGGATTTACCCTTGCAAACTCACTTGCAAAAATAGATGAAAACGAAACACCTGCAGCCTTTTGAGCTTTTTGAAGTTTTGCTTCATCAAAAATTGAAATACTTTCTACCCTCATTTATCTTCCTTTAACGTTTTATTTAAAAAGCAAAAAGTATTCCTAAAATAGTTTCATAACTACACATAAAATGATAAATATTATAAAAAATATACACTTATTAAATCTATATAAGTAGTATTGAAAAAACAAAAAAGGAACTTCAATGATGCAGATGCGATAGCGTCTAGCTAAAACTTTCTAGCTAGACGCATAAATTAAGAATAAAGCAAGCGAATAGCTAGAAAGAAAATGATAAACATTTTCTTCTAATTACAAAATAATTAAAGGAAAATTATGAAAAAATTATTAATATCTTTATGTTTGTTAGGTCTAGTAAATGCTAATGATAAAATAATTAGCATAGGTGTTACTCCGTATCCAACTGCAATGATTTTAGAAAATGTAAAAGACTTAGTTGCTGAGCAAGGTTATGAATTAAAAATAGTTGAATTTAATGATTATATTTTGCCAAATTATGCAGTAAATGATGAAGAATTAGATGCGAATTTTACCCAAACAAAGCCTTTTTTAGATAGCTTTAACGAAGAGCGTGGAAGTGATTTAGTAAGTGCAGGAAAGATTTTTATAGGACCTATGGCAGCTTATTCAAAAACTATAAAAAATATAAAAGATTTGCCTAAAAATGCTTTAGTTTATATTCCAAGCGATCCTATTAATGGAACTAGAGCTTTAGAATTATTAGCAAAAAGTAATTTGATAGAATTTAGCGAAAACTCTAAAACAAAAACCATTTTAGATATAAGCAAAAATCCACTAAATCTTAATATAAAAGAAATAGAAGCACCACAATTAACAAGAACCCTAAATGAGTGCGATTTAGCAGTAATTAATACAAATTACGCATTACTTGCTAAGCTAAATCCTATTAAAGATTCAATACTGCATGAAGATAGCACAAGTGATTATGCAAGCGTTTTAGCTGTTAAGAGTAAAAATATAAACTCTCAAAAAACAAAAGTTCTTCTTAAAGCAATGCAAAGTGAAAAAATGAGAGAATTTTTAAATAAAAATTTCAAGGATATATTAATTCCTAGTTTTTAAAGGATAAATATGCTAAAAGCTGCAAATATTTCTAAAATCTCTTTTGCTTCTTTATATAAAGAGCAAAAGAGCTTAAGTGATTTTAAGAGCAAAAGTCCTAATGAATGGGATAAAAAAGCTAATAGTTTTAGTGATTTTAAAAAGCATGAAATTTATGTTAAAGAGTTTTTAAAAAGGGTTAATTTTAAAGATTGTTCTAGTTTGCTTGACTTTGCTTGTGGGAGTGGCTTTTTAGCACAATACTCTAATTTAGACGATATTACATTATGTGATTTTTCATCTAAAATGCTAGAAATTGCTAAACAAAATTGCCCTAATGCTAAGATTATTAATGGCTCATTTGATGATTTAAACGGCTCTTGGGATTTGGTGTATGCTAGTAGATGTTTAGATGTTTTAGACTTAGAAAGTGCTTTAAAAACCTTGCTTAAAGTTTGCAATAAAAGACTTTATTTTACTTATAAAATAGATAATTCTTACATTCATGAAAAAATAATAAATGCCTTAGATTTAGATATAATCGCAACTCCAAATTATATTTATGCGGCAAATATTTTGCACGAATTAGGATATTTTTTCACACTTGATAAAATAAGCATAAAAAATGAAAATTATTATAAAGATTATGAAAGTTTGAAAAAAAGCGTTGAGTTTTCTTACAAAACACTAAATCCTATTCAAGATGAAAAATTACAAGAATTATTCAAAAATGACAAAGATTTAAACAAACAAGAACTAAGCTGGGCTTTATTTTGCGTTGAAAAATAATTCATATTAAATTAGTGGTAAATAAAATTAGGAGTAAAATAATCTTTTATCAAAAAGGATAGATTATGAATAAAAACACCATAATTTTAAGCTTTATAATTGCATCAAGATTTTTTGGACTTTTTATAGTATTGCCTGTAATTAGCCTTTATTCGCATGAATTAGAAGGAGCTAATAATGTTTTAGCAGGTCTTATTGTTGGTATTTATGCGATATTTCAAATGATTTTTAGCATTCCATTCGGAGCTATTAGTGATAAAATCGGGCGTAAAAAAACAATGTTTATAGGACTAATTATTTTTATAATAGGTTGTTTAATCTGTGCTAATGCAAATGATATTTATACCATGCTAGCTGGTAGGATTTTGCAAGGTATGGGGGCTATTGGCGGTGTTGCAACTGCGATGATTGCTGATCTTACAAGTGAAAAAGATAGAGCAAAAGCAATGGCTTTAATGGGCGGTGCTATTGGACTTAGCTTTGTTGTAGCTATTGTGAGTGGTTCTCTTGTTGCTAGTTTTTTTGGTCTTGGGGCTTTATTTTATATTAGTGCGATTTTAAGTGTTTTATGTGTTGTTTTATTGTGGTTTTTGCCAAAAGAAACAGCTTGGCAAAAGCAAGATAAAATCCCTTTTAAAGAAGCATTTTTAAGTGCAAATCTAAATAAACTTTATATAACCTGTTTTTTACAAAAAATGCTAACTTCAAGCACATTTATGATAATTCCACTTAGTTTTGTAAATGTATTTCATAAAAATAGCGATGATTTGTGGATAGTTTATAGTGTTGCTATGTTTTTTGGATTTTTAGCGATGGGAGTTGGTGGAGTTGTAGGCGAATCAAAAGGCAAAAGCAAAACGATTTTACTTAGCGGAGTTGCTTTATTTTGCTTATCTTCACTTGTGTTTTTAAGCTCAAATTATTATTTATTTTTCTTAGCTGTTGTGATGTATTTCATTGCATTTTGCTTACATGAACCTATTATGCAAAGCTCAATTTCTAAGATTTGCAAAGCAAGACAAAAAGGCTTAGTTTTAGGATTTTCTAATTCTTGCGGATATTTTGGCTCGTTTTTAGGAGCGTTTTTGTGTGGTGTTTTTATGCAAGCAAATTTACATGATGAGTTTTTAATAATTATTGCAATTATTTGTGTAGCTTGGTTTGTTATGCTAAAAAACATGGATAATCCGAATGATTATAAAACTTACAAATCTACAAGCTTACCTAAAGTAGAAAATGAATTTATAATTGATATTAATAAAAAAGATGATTTTTATTTGATTAAATACAATCGTGCAAAATTAAGTGAAGAAGAATTAAAAGCTTTATTTTAAGAAAAGAATTTGAAATAGGAATTTCAAATTCTTTTTATTAATTACTTAACGCAGCAGCTAGTTGCACCTGTGCTTTTTAGCATCCAAATTGACTTTTCATATCCTGCGATTTGCTCTTGAGCATAAGCTGCAGTTGTTGTATCGCCTGCATCTTCAGCTAATTTGTTTAGCTTTTTAAACTCAGCTAGTAAGTATTCATAATCAGCTAAAATTAAACCTACTAATTCAGTTGCCTCAAAGCAAGTTTTATCAGTTGTAGGGGCTTTTGAAGTTTCCATTAAAACTTTTGGGCAAACTATTGCTTTATGTCCTAATTGCAATAATCTTTCTGCACAATCATCAAACATAGTAGCCATTTTTTCGTAAGCTTCTTCAGTATATGAATGAAGAGCGAAAAATTGTAAGCCTTTTACATTCCAGTGATAGTTGTGAAACTTTAAAAATAATGCGTGAGCATCAGCTTGTAATTGTAATAATTGTTTTTCTAATGACATTTTGTCTCCTTTAATTTGAATTTGTTTTGAAATTATAACTCAAAATAATTAATTAAAAATTTATCAAATAATAATTTTTATTATTTAAAGATAATTTTAATAATCTCTTTTATTAAAAACATATTGATATACTTTATAAATTACAAAAAAAGGAGATGTTATGAAAAAATTACTTGCTTTAAGTGCAGTAGCAATTGCTTTCATAGGATGTGGTGGCAACAAAATCAGCGATGAAGCTACTAAAAATTTTGAAAATGGGCTTAATAAAGAATTAAAAGAATCTTTTGCAGCTGTTAATGCTCTAGTTTATTTAGCAACAGGCACACCAGTAAGCCTTAAAACCGATGGATATAAGTGCGAAAATAAAAGCTCTTATATAAGTTGCAAAAATGCTAGTATAGATATAAATATTGATAATCCTAATGGTGGTGGTGTTGAGCTTGATATTCTTCATGTTAAAAATATTAGCTTAGAAACAAATGCTATTTATACAGGCAATAAAAAAGGTGAAATCAGCATTAAAGAAGCACTTGAATCTATGCCAAAAGAAGTTTATACAAAAAGCAAAATTGAATCAATTACAATTGGTCATGTTGTAAATAGTATGCTTGCTTATCAAAGTCTTGTAAATGCTAATTTGTCTGAACTAACTAAGATTGCAGGCGATGAATACGAAATCTCAAGCAATATTACGGGTAAAAACATTACAAAAAATG
Protein-coding regions in this window:
- a CDS encoding class I SAM-dependent methyltransferase, with the protein product MLKAANISKISFASLYKEQKSLSDFKSKSPNEWDKKANSFSDFKKHEIYVKEFLKRVNFKDCSSLLDFACGSGFLAQYSNLDDITLCDFSSKMLEIAKQNCPNAKIINGSFDDLNGSWDLVYASRCLDVLDLESALKTLLKVCNKRLYFTYKIDNSYIHEKIINALDLDIIATPNYIYAANILHELGYFFTLDKISIKNENYYKDYESLKKSVEFSYKTLNPIQDEKLQELFKNDKDLNKQELSWALFCVEK
- a CDS encoding MetQ/NlpA family ABC transporter substrate-binding protein codes for the protein MKKLLISLCLLGLVNANDKIISIGVTPYPTAMILENVKDLVAEQGYELKIVEFNDYILPNYAVNDEELDANFTQTKPFLDSFNEERGSDLVSAGKIFIGPMAAYSKTIKNIKDLPKNALVYIPSDPINGTRALELLAKSNLIEFSENSKTKTILDISKNPLNLNIKEIEAPQLTRTLNECDLAVINTNYALLAKLNPIKDSILHEDSTSDYASVLAVKSKNINSQKTKVLLKAMQSEKMREFLNKNFKDILIPSF
- a CDS encoding Dps family protein, whose translation is MSLEKQLLQLQADAHALFLKFHNYHWNVKGLQFFALHSYTEEAYEKMATMFDDCAERLLQLGHKAIVCPKVLMETSKAPTTDKTCFEATELVGLILADYEYLLAEFKKLNKLAEDAGDTTTAAYAQEQIAGYEKSIWMLKSTGATSCCVK
- a CDS encoding MFS transporter, which codes for MNKNTIILSFIIASRFFGLFIVLPVISLYSHELEGANNVLAGLIVGIYAIFQMIFSIPFGAISDKIGRKKTMFIGLIIFIIGCLICANANDIYTMLAGRILQGMGAIGGVATAMIADLTSEKDRAKAMALMGGAIGLSFVVAIVSGSLVASFFGLGALFYISAILSVLCVVLLWFLPKETAWQKQDKIPFKEAFLSANLNKLYITCFLQKMLTSSTFMIIPLSFVNVFHKNSDDLWIVYSVAMFFGFLAMGVGGVVGESKGKSKTILLSGVALFCLSSLVFLSSNYYLFFLAVVMYFIAFCLHEPIMQSSISKICKARQKGLVLGFSNSCGYFGSFLGAFLCGVFMQANLHDEFLIIIAIICVAWFVMLKNMDNPNDYKTYKSTSLPKVENEFIIDINKKDDFYLIKYNRAKLSEEELKALF